The Diabrotica virgifera virgifera chromosome 10, PGI_DIABVI_V3a genome has a window encoding:
- the LOC126893148 gene encoding piggyBac transposable element-derived protein 3-like, whose translation MARLAAHPDEIYELLDEIDSDLEIELGDDDDDWVPSEEENLSVQDNEIEESDKSDESGDENDLAVPSTVQNLQKSSMLNWGRTNPFKNENIPETILPDPTEVLTPWCYFEKYLGNSFFQLCAERTAQFYLQKHGRELKPKVTPEKIKKNFGIHAVMGCLKCPRIHLYWSSRFKLPVIADAIPRDRLYLLRVNLHIVDVCTVTEEIKKNNRLWRVQPMIDLVRSRCRELKRESEAALSIDEQIIPFLGRCALRQYVKNKPRPVGLKNFVLSKSDGAVLDFEIYQGTSTNLRNKELGLGLSVILRLVETLPGE comes from the exons ATGGCGAGACTGGCTGCTCATCCAGATGAAATCTACGAACTGCTGGATGAAATTGATTCCGATTTGGAAATTGAACTCggagatgatgatgatgattgggTACCGTCTGAAGAGGAGAATTTGTCTGTACAAGATAATGAGATTGAAGAAAGTGATAAATCTGATGAAAGTGGAGACGAAAATGATTTAGCAGTTCCCAGTACTGTACAAAATCTCCAAAAATCATCAATGCTAAATTGGGGTAGAACTAAtccatttaaaaatgaaaatatacccGAAACAATACTTCCAGATCCCACTGAAGTTTTAACACCATGGTGTTACTTTGAAAAGTATTTAGGAAACTCATTTTTTCAACTGTGTGCAGAACGTACTGcacaattttatttacaaaaacacGGAAGGGAACTTAAACCCAAAGTAACTcctgaaaaaataaaaaaaaattttgggatCCATGCAGTGATGGGTTGTTTAAAATGCCCTCGAATTCATTTATATTGGAGCAGTCGCTTTAAACTTCCTGTAATTGCGGATGCAATTCCAAGAGATAGGTTGTACCTCTTGAGAGTCAATCTTCATATTGTGGATGTATGCACGGTaacagaagaaattaaaaaaaataatcgtcTGTGGAGAGTTCAGCCAATGATCGATTTAGTCAGAAGCCGATGTCGGGAACTAAAGAGAGAATCTGAAGCTGCATTGTCAATAGACGAACAGATCATTCCGTTTCTCGGTCGATGTGCTCTTCGGCAATATGTAAAAAATAAACCAAGACCTGTGGgtttaaaaaatttcgttttatcaaaaagTGATGGTGCTGTCCTAGATTTTGAAATATATCAAGGAACAAGTACcaatttaagaaataaagaaCTGGGACTCGGACTGTCAGTCATCCTGAGGCTAGTGGAAACGTTACCG GGGGAGTAG